In Hypomesus transpacificus isolate Combined female unplaced genomic scaffold, fHypTra1 scaffold_205, whole genome shotgun sequence, one genomic interval encodes:
- the LOC124462225 gene encoding receptor-type tyrosine-protein phosphatase C-like isoform X1 — MAGLGGPKVLLLWAGLLGLARCQSSGPIGGTQTAPNCTYSVENIKHDLRINIPRSNTSDPDDYVISLTDMSGNKSTYTVENTTPGSEINITRSTTSDPDYVIRLTKMPGNRWKFKDPLKCTSIQSSNPPVNSTLYTLSCPIYMLKPCTNYSVMVELGNEICKLSDKKPFHTGQMVENDIYPNTECVPGYLCYESKWDISDTIQPKKASIQTCNNTNHQCIKLTSDDFCSELKTNFSCFTPNVIKTPITLDLFERSSVEIEIKTSNKLPLQPNWTNKPKNCSKSIELDYSCQGPGASNVTISMLEPYTRYNCTGRVKLNNQTTNNTKSFLVNVECRLNITLSSPTQSNTSISLSWETTSENCPHEHLLKLSYNGCCTQVNGKTECYSGLVTNSRVEITGLEPYKDHTCYVIPHYNRQPVPEKTSYPVDLKTKPGIPGKVEISSLILKENNHYEIKCSPLQKEKYNGKSITYIAFLDDGQKRNNSNCQFDFKDLSYSTTYTLTVFAFNGEFNSTPSVKHIVTRYNDNAALWILGFLIILNSLTLIFYTIYLLYRKKLGYVHDRCVT, encoded by the exons ATGGCAGGTCTCGGTGGGCCGAAGGTCTTGCTGCTTTGGGCTGGGCTGCTTGGCTTGGCCAGAT GTCAGTCGTCAGGGCCGATAGGTG GCACCCAGACTGCACCAAACT GCACATATTCAGTGGAAAACATCAAACATGACTTACGGATCAACATTCCCAGATCGAATACATCTGACCCTGACGACTATGTCATCAGTCTTACTGATATGTCAGGCAACAAAAGCACATATACGGTGGAAAACACCACACCAGGCTCGGAGATCAACATTACCAGATCAACTACATCTGACCCTGACTATGTCATCCGTCTCACCAAGATGCCAGGCAACAGATGGAAATTCAAAGATCCCCTGAAATGCACAAGCATTCAATCAAGCAATCCACCAGTCAACTCCACTCTCTATACACTCTCCTGTCCAATATATATGTTAAAGCCTTGTACCAACTACAGTGTGATGGTGGAGTTAGGCAATGAGATCTGCAAACTAAGTGATAAAAAGCCTTTCCACACTGGTCAAATGG TTGAAAACGACATCTATCCCAATACTGAGTGCGTCCCAGGGTATCTTTGCTATGAGAGTAAATGGGATATTAGTGACACAATACAGCCCAAGAAGGCCTCCATTCAGACATGCAATAATACTAATCACCAGTGTATCAAGTTAACCTCCGATGACTTTTGCTCAGAACTCAAAACAAACTTTAGCTGTTTTACTCCCAACGTTATCAAAACACCCATCACCCTAG ATCTATTTGAGAGAAGTTCAGTTGAAATTGAAATAAAAACTTCCAATAAACTTCCTCTTCAACCAAATTGGACTAACAAACCAAAGAACTGTAGCAAGAGTATAGAACTGGATTATTCCTGTCAGG GACCAGGTGCATCTAATGTGACCATCTCTATGTTGGAGCCCTACACCCGGTATAACTGTACTGGGCGTGTCAAACTCAACAATCAGACAACAAATAATACCAAGTCCTTTCTCGTCAACGTAGAATGCA GGTTAAACATAACATTGTCAAGCCCAACCCAGAGCAATACATCCATTAGCCTGAGTTGGGAGACAACCTCTGAAAACTGCCCACACGAACATCTTTTGAAGCTCTCATACAACGGCTGCTGCACACAAGTGAATGGCAAAACAG AATGCTATTCAGGGCTAGTTACAAACAGCCGTGTTGAGATCACAGGATTGGAACCATATAAAGATCATACATGTTATGTAATTCCACATTACAATCGCCAGCCAGTACCGGAGAAGACATCGTATCCAGTAGACCTAAAGACCAAACCTGGAA TTCCTGGAAAAGTCGAGATCTCTTCTCTGATTTTGAAAGAAAACAATCATTACGAAATTAAATGTAGTCCACTACAGAAAGAAAAATATAACGGAAAGAGCATTACATACATAGCCTTTCTCGATGACGGACAGAAAAGGAATAACAGCAACTGCCAATTTGATTTCAAAGATCTTAGCTATTCCACAACGTACACACTAACT GTGTTTGCTTTCAACGGGGAATTCAACAGTACACCGTCAGTAAAACATATTGTCACTCGCT ACAATGACAATGCTGCCCTCTGGATCTTGGgtttcctcatcatcctcaactCCCTCACCCTCATCTTCTACACAATTTATCTTCTGTATCGCAAGAAGTTGGGTTACGTCCACGATCGCTGTGTCACATAA
- the LOC124462225 gene encoding receptor-type tyrosine-protein phosphatase C-like isoform X2 — protein MSGNKSTYTVENTTPGSEINITRSTTSDPDYVIRLTKMPGNRWKFKDPLKCTSIQSSNPPVNSTLYTLSCPIYMLKPCTNYSVMVELGNEICKLSDKKPFHTGQMVENDIYPNTECVPGYLCYESKWDISDTIQPKKASIQTCNNTNHQCIKLTSDDFCSELKTNFSCFTPNVIKTPITLDLFERSSVEIEIKTSNKLPLQPNWTNKPKNCSKSIELDYSCQGPGASNVTISMLEPYTRYNCTGRVKLNNQTTNNTKSFLVNVECRLNITLSSPTQSNTSISLSWETTSENCPHEHLLKLSYNGCCTQVNGKTECYSGLVTNSRVEITGLEPYKDHTCYVIPHYNRQPVPEKTSYPVDLKTKPGIPGKVEISSLILKENNHYEIKCSPLQKEKYNGKSITYIAFLDDGQKRNNSNCQFDFKDLSYSTTYTLTVFAFNGEFNSTPSVKHIVTRYNDNAALWILGFLIILNSLTLIFYTIYLLYRKKLGYVHDRCVT, from the exons ATGTCAGGCAACAAAAGCACATATACGGTGGAAAACACCACACCAGGCTCGGAGATCAACATTACCAGATCAACTACATCTGACCCTGACTATGTCATCCGTCTCACCAAGATGCCAGGCAACAGATGGAAATTCAAAGATCCCCTGAAATGCACAAGCATTCAATCAAGCAATCCACCAGTCAACTCCACTCTCTATACACTCTCCTGTCCAATATATATGTTAAAGCCTTGTACCAACTACAGTGTGATGGTGGAGTTAGGCAATGAGATCTGCAAACTAAGTGATAAAAAGCCTTTCCACACTGGTCAAATGG TTGAAAACGACATCTATCCCAATACTGAGTGCGTCCCAGGGTATCTTTGCTATGAGAGTAAATGGGATATTAGTGACACAATACAGCCCAAGAAGGCCTCCATTCAGACATGCAATAATACTAATCACCAGTGTATCAAGTTAACCTCCGATGACTTTTGCTCAGAACTCAAAACAAACTTTAGCTGTTTTACTCCCAACGTTATCAAAACACCCATCACCCTAG ATCTATTTGAGAGAAGTTCAGTTGAAATTGAAATAAAAACTTCCAATAAACTTCCTCTTCAACCAAATTGGACTAACAAACCAAAGAACTGTAGCAAGAGTATAGAACTGGATTATTCCTGTCAGG GACCAGGTGCATCTAATGTGACCATCTCTATGTTGGAGCCCTACACCCGGTATAACTGTACTGGGCGTGTCAAACTCAACAATCAGACAACAAATAATACCAAGTCCTTTCTCGTCAACGTAGAATGCA GGTTAAACATAACATTGTCAAGCCCAACCCAGAGCAATACATCCATTAGCCTGAGTTGGGAGACAACCTCTGAAAACTGCCCACACGAACATCTTTTGAAGCTCTCATACAACGGCTGCTGCACACAAGTGAATGGCAAAACAG AATGCTATTCAGGGCTAGTTACAAACAGCCGTGTTGAGATCACAGGATTGGAACCATATAAAGATCATACATGTTATGTAATTCCACATTACAATCGCCAGCCAGTACCGGAGAAGACATCGTATCCAGTAGACCTAAAGACCAAACCTGGAA TTCCTGGAAAAGTCGAGATCTCTTCTCTGATTTTGAAAGAAAACAATCATTACGAAATTAAATGTAGTCCACTACAGAAAGAAAAATATAACGGAAAGAGCATTACATACATAGCCTTTCTCGATGACGGACAGAAAAGGAATAACAGCAACTGCCAATTTGATTTCAAAGATCTTAGCTATTCCACAACGTACACACTAACT GTGTTTGCTTTCAACGGGGAATTCAACAGTACACCGTCAGTAAAACATATTGTCACTCGCT ACAATGACAATGCTGCCCTCTGGATCTTGGgtttcctcatcatcctcaactCCCTCACCCTCATCTTCTACACAATTTATCTTCTGTATCGCAAGAAGTTGGGTTACGTCCACGATCGCTGTGTCACATAA